One Porphyromonas pogonae genomic region harbors:
- a CDS encoding S24 family peptidase produces MEVSTKGERFKELFDFLKSKALIHNQKELADCIGKDKSNISKALKGIMTESLLSDINSKFNNMFNIDYILHGSGQLLVSNNDIFSTSTFEEYEKAIKSGLKMIPEHESPFRGGNSGELLSKDDIVSYWHVPGAKGRDIITITGDSMAPVYPAGTKVLLREFGFTPEHPTSIPFGNPFAIEIEDPITNQRIGYVKYLRRHSDPKLSSKYWVAHSADKLHFDDFDIPIEQVRGLWIVEFAIRHVF; encoded by the coding sequence ATGGAAGTGTCAACAAAAGGTGAAAGATTCAAGGAGCTTTTTGATTTTTTGAAGAGTAAAGCCTTAATTCACAATCAAAAAGAGCTTGCCGATTGCATCGGAAAGGATAAGTCGAATATATCTAAGGCTCTTAAAGGGATTATGACAGAGTCATTACTTTCTGATATTAATAGTAAATTCAACAACATGTTCAATATTGACTACATACTACATGGGAGTGGTCAGTTGTTGGTCAGTAACAACGATATATTCAGCACCTCTACTTTTGAGGAATACGAAAAAGCAATCAAATCTGGGCTAAAAATGATACCTGAACACGAATCCCCATTCCGTGGGGGAAACTCTGGCGAATTATTAAGTAAGGATGATATTGTCAGCTATTGGCACGTACCAGGTGCCAAGGGTAGAGATATTATCACTATTACCGGTGACTCTATGGCTCCGGTATATCCTGCAGGAACGAAAGTACTACTTAGAGAGTTTGGCTTTACTCCTGAGCACCCTACAAGCATCCCATTTGGGAATCCCTTTGCAATAGAGATTGAAGACCCTATAACTAATCAGCGCATAGGTTATGTTAAGTATTTAAGGAGGCACTCCGACCCTAAGCTATCAAGTAAGTATTGGGTGGCGCATAGTGCGGACAAACTACACTTTGATGATTTCGATATTCCAATCGAGCAGGTAAGGGGCTTATGGATAGTTGAGTTTGCAATAAGGCATGTATTTTAA
- a CDS encoding right-handed parallel beta-helix repeat-containing protein, with the protein MKRWFYIFCIACLWGSGMTLRAQSLRDNPLHTIQSLQHRLSALTGKLHQSPVVIDLPQGYIHFPDSLASSREYYISNHDQVNPRKIGLVLEDLHNVIIDGHGAELVCHGRMIPLALVNCTNVTLRNFSIDNADPVLRQLKVIEVSPDKSSMLVEVELSGKYKVEDNRFIAIGSDYEYRPEVCMGFRADKRLTYRRADMVFNPRKVKDLGNSKLKIEGWKEIALCSKGERLVLRNYDRPAPGIFIDHCSDITLNHVQVHYAEGMGLVAQMTENIMLDGFSVSLRGKSDPRYFTTQADATHFSGCKGLITSRQGLYEGMADDAINVHGTYLKVIRRVDNRTLILRYLHPQTWGFAWGYAGDRVQFVRSDLMQRVGSDTYKISRISPADTDSVQGAKEFCVIFDRDLPQEISSHNGYGAENLSYTPEVIFSNNLIRNNRARGALFSTPRSVVCERNTFDHTHGTAILLCGDCNGWYETGACRDVLIRNNKFVNALTANYQFTNAVISISPEIPDLKSQTLYFHSNIRIEDNEFDTFDRPLLYAKSVNGLRFTGNVIRYNKEFEPFHHNTYLFNFEKVKCVVIKDNAFFHAWQKPNDLKVTLSPPEAVKIIP; encoded by the coding sequence ATGAAACGTTGGTTTTATATCTTTTGCATCGCATGCCTTTGGGGTAGCGGTATGACTTTGCGAGCGCAATCGCTCCGTGACAATCCTCTCCACACCATACAGAGCTTACAGCATAGGCTCAGTGCTCTGACAGGTAAACTTCATCAGTCTCCTGTAGTGATCGATCTACCTCAGGGTTATATTCATTTTCCTGATTCATTGGCTTCTTCGCGGGAATATTATATCTCCAATCATGATCAGGTCAATCCCCGTAAAATCGGTTTGGTATTGGAGGATCTGCACAACGTGATTATAGACGGTCATGGAGCAGAATTGGTTTGCCACGGACGTATGATACCACTGGCGTTGGTAAATTGCACCAATGTTACCTTGCGCAATTTCTCCATTGACAATGCTGATCCCGTTTTACGACAACTCAAGGTTATAGAAGTGTCGCCTGACAAAAGTAGTATGCTTGTAGAGGTAGAATTGTCCGGTAAATACAAGGTTGAGGATAATAGGTTCATTGCCATAGGATCGGACTACGAGTATCGCCCTGAGGTATGTATGGGATTTCGTGCCGACAAGCGCCTTACTTACCGGCGGGCAGATATGGTGTTCAATCCCCGTAAAGTGAAAGATTTGGGGAATAGCAAGCTCAAGATCGAAGGATGGAAGGAGATAGCACTGTGTAGTAAAGGCGAACGCTTGGTGCTACGTAATTATGACCGCCCTGCTCCGGGTATTTTTATTGACCATTGCAGTGATATCACCCTCAACCATGTGCAAGTGCACTATGCTGAGGGTATGGGTTTGGTAGCACAGATGACGGAGAATATCATGTTGGATGGTTTTTCGGTATCTCTCCGGGGTAAGAGTGATCCCCGCTACTTCACTACACAAGCTGATGCCACTCATTTCTCCGGATGTAAAGGACTCATTACTTCTCGTCAGGGACTTTATGAGGGCATGGCAGATGATGCCATCAATGTACATGGCACCTACCTCAAAGTGATAAGGCGTGTTGATAACCGCACCCTGATCTTACGTTATTTGCACCCACAGACGTGGGGCTTTGCATGGGGATATGCCGGTGATCGAGTGCAATTTGTAAGATCCGATCTGATGCAAAGAGTGGGGAGTGATACTTATAAAATAAGCCGCATCAGCCCCGCGGATACTGACAGTGTGCAGGGTGCAAAAGAATTCTGTGTCATATTCGACAGGGATCTGCCTCAGGAAATCTCATCCCACAACGGCTACGGAGCAGAAAACCTCAGTTATACCCCCGAAGTCATATTTAGTAACAATCTTATTCGTAATAATAGAGCACGTGGAGCTCTCTTCAGCACACCTCGCAGTGTTGTTTGTGAGCGTAATACTTTCGACCATACTCACGGCACAGCCATCCTGTTGTGTGGTGATTGTAACGGCTGGTACGAAACTGGAGCATGCCGTGACGTACTCATCCGTAACAATAAATTTGTCAATGCCCTTACAGCCAATTACCAGTTTACCAATGCTGTGATCTCTATCTCCCCTGAGATTCCCGACCTCAAATCCCAAACACTCTATTTTCATAGCAATATACGTATTGAGGATAATGAGTTCGATACCTTTGACCGTCCTTTGCTTTATGCCAAATCTGTCAATGGACTTCGCTTCACAGGTAATGTGATCCGATACAATAAGGAGTTTGAGCCTTTTCATCATAATACCTATCTCTTCAATTTCGAGAAGGTAAAATGCGTTGTGATCAAAGACAATGCATTCTTCCATGCTTGGCAAAAGCCAAATGATCTCAAAGTTACCTTATCCCCTCCTGAGGCTGTTAAGATAATACCCTGA
- a CDS encoding transposase codes for MFRNCFELHKAFISRPFFILGVTITLLTKIDKKIYSTDLTDKQREVREKLVDGKARKPKYSLQSILDEIFYIVKTGCQWRMLTSNFAPSNTVYYYYRKWKHNGLIGEMHEMLRDLPT; via the coding sequence GTGTTTAGAAACTGTTTTGAATTACACAAAGCCTTTATCAGTAGGCCGTTTTTTATCTTAGGTGTAACAATCACATTACTTACTAAGATCGATAAAAAGATTTACTCAACTGACCTGACTGATAAACAGAGGGAAGTTAGAGAAAAATTAGTAGATGGCAAAGCCCGTAAGCCTAAATATTCGCTTCAATCAATATTAGATGAGATCTTCTATATAGTTAAGACTGGTTGCCAATGGCGGATGTTGACTTCAAATTTTGCACCGTCCAATACAGTTTATTATTACTACCGTAAATGGAAACATAATGGATTAATAGGGGAAATGCATGAAATGTTGCGTGACTTGCCCACTTGA
- a CDS encoding CRISPR-associated endonuclease Cas1 encodes MTILFNYIECFLRLFGFDLYIGMLHRQWFRRKSLVCDMMEPFRCVEDKTVRTAFNKKQFSEKDFDLRKGEYYPKREKNKDYQRVFFDALIPWYSIISNHTIVALRKRNP; translated from the coding sequence ATGACAATATTATTCAATTACATCGAGTGCTTTCTCAGATTATTCGGGTTTGATCTATACATAGGCATGCTTCATCGACAATGGTTTAGACGTAAATCATTGGTATGTGATATGATGGAGCCTTTTCGATGTGTCGAAGACAAGACGGTAAGAACAGCTTTCAACAAGAAGCAATTTAGTGAAAAAGATTTTGACCTCAGGAAAGGAGAGTACTACCCCAAACGAGAGAAAAACAAAGATTATCAAAGAGTGTTTTTCGATGCTCTTATTCCTTGGTATTCGATTATATCCAATCATACTATCGTTGCTTTACGCAAAAGAAACCCATAA
- the cas2 gene encoding CRISPR-associated endonuclease Cas2, protein MLIISYDISNDKLRNKFSKMLTKNGAIRSQYSVYEVNNTNRVLENLTIKIEEQFAKQFTGGDSVIIFDVSSVTLKKYGNAIHRDVDVVYL, encoded by the coding sequence ATGCTTATCATCAGTTACGACATCAGCAATGACAAGCTTAGAAATAAATTTTCTAAAATGTTGACAAAGAATGGAGCTATTCGTTCACAGTACTCTGTGTACGAAGTCAATAATACCAATAGAGTACTCGAAAATTTAACTATAAAAATAGAAGAGCAATTTGCCAAACAATTTACAGGGGGCGATAGCGTGATCATCTTTGATGTTTCATCAGTAACACTAAAGAAATATGGTAATGCAATTCATCGAGATGTAGATGTTGTTTACCTGTGA
- a CDS encoding IS982 family transposase → MKTNIVEIFCLTDDFSKLFDTLIQQRTLCEGNKKRRNRKFRMSDAEIMTILILFHHSRYRDFKSFYLQYITQQCHSDFPSLVSYNRFVELQSKVAFKLISFLNMCCLGECTGISFIDSTPLRTCHIKRAHGHKTMKGWAQKGKCSMGWFYGFKLHIVINDRGEIIQYQITPGNTDDRAPLKGGTFTKKLFGKLVADRGYISQSLFDKLFIDDLHMITKIKKNMKNTLMSLYDRILLRKRALVETVNDLLKNVCQIEHTRHRSVNNFAINLIAGIIAYNLLPKKPELNLEIIHNPSTHLVHHA, encoded by the coding sequence ATGAAAACAAATATAGTTGAAATTTTCTGTCTTACCGATGATTTTTCCAAACTTTTCGATACCTTGATTCAGCAAAGAACCCTTTGCGAAGGAAACAAAAAGCGAAGAAATCGCAAGTTTAGGATGTCCGATGCTGAAATCATGACTATTCTGATTCTTTTCCATCATTCGAGGTATCGCGATTTTAAGTCCTTTTATCTTCAATATATTACGCAACAATGTCATTCGGATTTTCCTTCGTTGGTCTCTTACAATCGTTTTGTGGAATTACAAAGCAAGGTGGCATTCAAACTAATTTCATTTCTCAATATGTGTTGTTTGGGCGAATGCACCGGTATCTCATTCATTGATTCCACACCTTTACGCACCTGCCATATCAAGCGGGCACACGGGCATAAGACCATGAAAGGATGGGCCCAAAAGGGCAAATGCAGTATGGGATGGTTCTATGGTTTCAAACTACATATTGTGATTAACGACCGGGGTGAAATCATTCAATATCAAATCACACCGGGGAATACGGATGACCGTGCTCCACTTAAAGGCGGAACCTTCACGAAGAAACTATTCGGCAAACTTGTTGCCGACAGAGGATACATCTCACAAAGTCTTTTCGATAAGCTCTTCATTGACGACCTACACATGATTACGAAGATAAAGAAAAACATGAAAAACACTCTGATGAGCCTTTATGATAGGATATTACTCAGGAAAAGAGCCCTTGTGGAAACCGTTAATGACCTACTCAAAAACGTTTGTCAAATAGAGCATACACGACACAGAAGCGTCAATAATTTCGCCATTAATTTGATTGCCGGCATAATTGCCTACAATCTGCTACCCAAAAAGCCGGAATTAAACCTAGAAATCATACACAATCCATCAACCCACTTAGTACACCACGCTTAG
- a CDS encoding DUF417 family protein encodes MEKINHFINDALLFLSHSQKYFINFIRVAIFVVMVWIGGLKAFQYEADGIVPFVSNSPFMNFLYHNSHKTAINEKGEVVKEYTLHKNPEGKVLAKNIEWHQSNGTYLFSYGLGLFIVIIGTLTLLGIWSPKIGVIGGVLTFLMSLVTLSFLVTTPEVWVPNLGGDMPTPNYGFPYLSGAGRLVIKDIIMCAGGLIAASDAATRLLKRRKLSV; translated from the coding sequence ATGGAAAAAATCAATCACTTCATCAACGATGCTCTTCTCTTTCTCTCTCATAGCCAAAAGTACTTTATCAACTTTATCCGTGTTGCTATTTTTGTAGTCATGGTGTGGATTGGTGGGCTCAAGGCCTTTCAATATGAAGCAGACGGTATAGTCCCATTCGTATCTAACAGCCCTTTTATGAATTTTCTCTATCATAACTCTCACAAAACAGCAATAAATGAAAAGGGTGAAGTTGTGAAAGAATATACTCTCCATAAAAACCCTGAGGGTAAAGTATTGGCCAAGAATATAGAGTGGCACCAATCCAATGGTACTTATCTTTTCTCCTATGGTTTAGGCTTGTTTATTGTGATCATAGGTACACTTACTTTATTGGGAATCTGGAGTCCTAAGATTGGAGTTATAGGAGGTGTGCTTACCTTTCTGATGTCTTTGGTTACTCTGTCTTTCTTGGTAACTACTCCTGAAGTGTGGGTGCCTAATCTGGGAGGTGATATGCCTACACCTAATTACGGATTTCCATACCTTTCCGGAGCTGGGCGACTTGTGATCAAGGATATCATCATGTGCGCAGGAGGTCTCATTGCCGCATCTGATGCCGCTACACGCTTGCTTAAGAGGAGAAAGCTCTCTGTTTGA
- a CDS encoding ABC transporter permease: MLLRNYLVVGIRNIVRHKRISFINILGLTIGIASSLLMLTVLLYEWSYDRQHSQGEKIFRVESTFTESGGLQEHWASSSFGYGAAMKTHLPGITDYTRVATIYAPEQIVRHDNIKYRLKGIAYADSSFFTIFDGYKLIDGDKHDALSAANKVVISQSVAKTFFPGTHPVGQKLELSTPYNHLECEVTGVMEDFPANSHLHLDILISYPSLPEYAREYWYKHEVYTYVKLDNPRSKKAIEAGFPVMAEQYKTEDALKNKRWGVILTPLRDIHLNKALAYESESKGSRSSQWGIFIAAISIMFIIWVNYVNLAIAQSIRRSKEVGIRKVLGSGKGNISRQFIVEYALVFGVSLLLSIILLFIGTPFFSLLVHHAVSPLIWVRYPGAIVAYLIFIFSGSYVASRLPVLRINSVDPISLVKGVFGFSASGKALRKALITAQFVIAFVLLAFSLGMLSQLRYMQHTPAGIRTKKMIAVKFPGVTESMADKLRMFKDDMNSIPGITHSSLSGSVPGEEIGLFLSNRLRDDMDKQNRLYEMLPCDEDYLSTYDIRMLEGRFFSRDYPTDKDKLVINECAMEMLNIHDPHEAIGKQVIVEGVAEPMEIIGVTHNFHQQGLAKDYTPMMFIHEKKIDWLPLKYISIAYKDDVSVKLNLIKNAWQRLFPQSTFDYFFVSDYYDLQYQSTRSYIGVMIAFSLMAILISCLGLWGLIYFELGVKRKELGIRKVFGAGHTDLISVMTVPMMKFVFIAVVVGIIPAYYVLHQWLSLYAFHISISWWHFVVPIVVMMCISFLTLLSQVYRVIVNSPVISLKTE; the protein is encoded by the coding sequence ATGCTGCTTCGGAATTACCTCGTTGTAGGAATAAGAAATATAGTCAGGCACAAACGCATCAGTTTTATCAATATTCTGGGGCTTACCATAGGGATTGCTTCATCCTTACTCATGCTCACTGTGCTACTCTATGAGTGGAGCTATGACAGACAACACTCCCAAGGTGAGAAAATATTCCGTGTAGAGTCTACATTCACGGAAAGTGGCGGGCTTCAAGAGCATTGGGCAAGTTCTTCTTTCGGTTATGGTGCTGCTATGAAAACACATCTGCCGGGGATTACCGATTATACTCGAGTAGCTACAATCTATGCTCCTGAGCAGATTGTCCGCCATGACAATATCAAGTATCGTTTGAAGGGGATAGCTTATGCCGATTCTTCTTTCTTCACCATATTCGATGGATACAAGCTTATCGACGGAGATAAGCATGACGCCTTGAGTGCTGCTAATAAGGTCGTGATATCGCAGTCTGTGGCCAAGACATTCTTTCCCGGGACCCATCCTGTGGGCCAAAAGCTGGAACTCTCCACGCCTTACAACCACTTGGAATGCGAAGTTACGGGTGTCATGGAAGACTTTCCTGCTAATAGCCATTTGCATCTCGATATCCTGATATCTTATCCCAGCCTGCCCGAATATGCACGGGAATATTGGTATAAACATGAGGTATATACCTATGTTAAGTTGGATAACCCCCGTAGCAAGAAAGCTATCGAAGCCGGATTCCCTGTCATGGCTGAGCAGTACAAAACAGAAGATGCCCTCAAAAACAAACGCTGGGGAGTGATACTCACTCCGCTCAGAGACATTCATCTCAACAAAGCTCTTGCCTATGAAAGTGAGTCCAAAGGTAGCCGCTCATCGCAGTGGGGCATATTTATCGCAGCTATATCTATTATGTTTATCATCTGGGTCAACTATGTCAATCTCGCCATAGCCCAGTCTATACGACGAAGCAAAGAGGTGGGTATACGCAAAGTGCTCGGTAGTGGCAAAGGCAATATCTCCCGGCAGTTTATCGTGGAGTATGCGCTTGTTTTCGGGGTCTCATTACTTCTTTCTATAATATTACTATTCATCGGTACTCCGTTTTTTTCGCTGTTGGTGCATCATGCTGTGTCACCTTTGATATGGGTGCGGTATCCCGGAGCTATAGTGGCATATCTTATTTTTATATTTTCCGGCAGTTATGTAGCATCCCGTTTGCCGGTCTTGCGTATCAACAGTGTGGATCCCATCTCTCTTGTCAAGGGCGTCTTTGGCTTCTCTGCTTCCGGAAAAGCTTTGCGTAAAGCTCTTATCACAGCCCAGTTTGTGATCGCATTTGTACTGCTTGCCTTTTCTTTGGGTATGCTATCGCAGCTTCGTTATATGCAGCATACGCCAGCAGGGATACGTACAAAAAAGATGATAGCCGTGAAATTTCCCGGTGTTACCGAGAGTATGGCAGATAAACTCCGGATGTTCAAAGACGATATGAATTCTATCCCGGGCATTACTCACTCTTCGCTATCAGGATCAGTACCGGGTGAAGAGATAGGCTTGTTCCTTTCCAATAGGCTCAGAGATGACATGGACAAGCAAAACCGTTTGTATGAGATGTTGCCTTGTGACGAGGATTATTTATCCACCTATGATATACGCATGCTTGAAGGGCGATTCTTTAGCAGAGATTATCCTACTGATAAGGACAAACTGGTGATCAATGAATGCGCTATGGAGATGCTCAATATTCATGACCCTCACGAAGCTATCGGTAAGCAGGTTATTGTGGAGGGAGTAGCAGAGCCTATGGAGATTATTGGCGTTACCCACAATTTTCATCAGCAAGGATTGGCCAAGGATTATACACCGATGATGTTTATTCACGAAAAAAAGATAGACTGGCTTCCGCTCAAATATATTTCTATCGCCTACAAAGATGATGTCTCTGTCAAATTGAATCTGATCAAGAATGCTTGGCAAAGGCTATTCCCTCAATCAACCTTCGACTATTTCTTTGTCTCCGATTACTATGATTTGCAGTATCAGAGTACCCGATCCTATATCGGTGTTATGATAGCATTTAGTCTGATGGCCATTCTGATCTCATGTCTCGGGCTTTGGGGGCTCATTTATTTTGAATTGGGCGTAAAGCGTAAGGAGCTGGGCATTCGCAAAGTATTCGGAGCAGGTCACACTGATCTCATATCTGTGATGACCGTGCCTATGATGAAGTTTGTGTTTATTGCCGTAGTCGTGGGTATTATTCCTGCTTATTATGTATTGCATCAGTGGCTCAGTCTGTATGCCTTTCATATCAGCATATCTTGGTGGCATTTCGTAGTCCCGATAGTTGTGATGATGTGCATTTCATTCTTGACACTGCTGAGCCAGGTTTACCGTGTAATCGTAAATTCGCCTGTAATCTCGCTCAAGACCGAGTAA
- a CDS encoding AraC family transcriptional regulator: MDINLVALDRKFGKDFVVPYTSPQYHVLLFRGKGSFMLDFTSYDFSGDTVLFFTPYQTFHWLGDEGTEINVFTFHGDFYCIEQHKKEVACNGLLFNNIYLYPHITISNKDYDELQWLLGKIKKEMEQTAQFSDAVVKAYLQLVLALCSREKTLQLQRSDAEIVYNRSIAEVQDIIDQHFITRRDVAFYASMLGLSPNAFTKRTKQYFGKTPTRLIQDRVILEAKKMLHLSYSSVKEIAAKLHFDDEFYFSRYFKKAVGLSPAHYRDQVGVSIVAK, from the coding sequence ATGGATATCAATTTAGTTGCTTTGGATAGGAAGTTCGGTAAGGATTTCGTGGTACCTTACACATCCCCTCAATATCATGTGTTGCTGTTTAGGGGTAAGGGCTCTTTCATGCTTGATTTCACGTCTTATGATTTTTCGGGGGATACGGTATTGTTCTTTACTCCTTATCAGACGTTTCACTGGCTGGGTGATGAAGGTACAGAGATTAATGTGTTCACTTTTCACGGTGATTTCTATTGCATAGAACAGCACAAGAAGGAGGTTGCTTGTAACGGGCTTCTCTTCAATAATATCTACCTTTATCCCCATATCACGATATCCAATAAAGACTATGATGAACTGCAATGGCTTCTCGGCAAAATAAAAAAGGAGATGGAGCAGACTGCACAATTCTCTGATGCCGTAGTGAAGGCTTATCTACAATTGGTGTTGGCTCTTTGTAGTCGTGAGAAGACACTGCAACTGCAACGCTCTGATGCGGAGATAGTATATAATAGGAGTATTGCAGAAGTGCAGGATATCATAGATCAGCATTTCATCACCCGTAGAGATGTTGCTTTCTATGCCTCTATGTTGGGGCTTTCTCCCAATGCATTTACCAAGAGAACAAAACAGTACTTCGGAAAAACTCCAACACGTCTTATACAGGATCGTGTAATACTCGAAGCCAAGAAGATGTTGCATCTCTCTTATAGTTCCGTCAAGGAGATCGCTGCCAAACTTCACTTTGATGACGAGTTTTACTTTAGCCGCTATTTCAAAAAGGCTGTAGGGTTGTCTCCCGCACACTATCGAGATCAGGTGGGAGTTTCTATTGTGGCAAAATAG
- a CDS encoding L-lactate permease codes for MSVILSLLPILLLIVLMVGFKMAGDKSAVIALLTAAVIALFAAPALGFAPSDFYHGGVFWAFIEGALKAIFPILIIILMAIYSYNVLLESKKIEVIKQQFVSISEDKSIQVLLLVWGFGGLLEGMAGFGTAVAIPAAILISLGFKPGFSALVSLIANSVATGFGAVGVPVMTLANEVAQSGTATTAEVQQISANVVLQLSLLMFIIPYIILFLTDKSAKSQPKNIVLALLVGGVSLGVQYAAARYLGAETPAIFGSLASILVIILFAKITAKKGSEAKPKVHFTGKQLFEAWSVYLFILVFIVLASPLSGPISQFLKTHLVSKVALPIYHAGKTFNFGWLSNAGLMLFLGAFIGGLIQGLSVSKLLAILGKTFINLKKSGITIISLVAMSSIMTYSGMILVIATALAEATGQFYPLVAPLIGAIGTFVTGSDTSSNILFGKLQAGVANQIGVNTNWLAAANTAGATGGKIISPQSIAIATASCNQQGQEGAILRSSIPYALFYVVIAGLMVYFMVPAV; via the coding sequence ATGTCAGTTATCCTATCTCTATTGCCAATATTATTACTTATAGTATTGATGGTTGGCTTTAAAATGGCCGGAGACAAAAGTGCCGTAATCGCCTTGTTAACAGCAGCAGTGATTGCTCTTTTTGCAGCACCGGCATTAGGCTTCGCGCCGAGTGATTTTTACCATGGAGGAGTTTTTTGGGCTTTTATTGAAGGAGCGCTCAAAGCTATCTTCCCAATCTTGATCATCATATTGATGGCTATTTACAGCTACAATGTATTGCTGGAATCTAAAAAGATCGAAGTAATCAAGCAGCAGTTTGTAAGCATCAGCGAAGACAAGAGTATTCAAGTTCTTTTATTAGTATGGGGCTTCGGAGGTTTGCTGGAAGGTATGGCAGGCTTCGGTACTGCAGTGGCTATCCCCGCTGCCATCCTGATAAGTTTGGGCTTCAAACCGGGCTTCTCGGCATTGGTAAGCTTGATTGCGAATAGTGTGGCTACCGGCTTCGGTGCTGTGGGTGTGCCTGTGATGACTTTGGCCAATGAAGTAGCTCAAAGTGGAACTGCTACCACGGCAGAAGTGCAGCAAATCAGTGCCAATGTGGTATTACAGCTTTCGTTGCTGATGTTTATCATTCCTTACATCATCTTATTCCTTACAGACAAGAGTGCCAAAAGCCAACCTAAAAACATTGTATTGGCATTGCTGGTAGGTGGTGTTTCATTAGGTGTGCAATATGCAGCCGCTCGTTATTTGGGTGCAGAGACTCCTGCTATCTTCGGTAGCTTGGCTTCTATTCTGGTGATTATCCTTTTTGCTAAGATCACAGCCAAGAAAGGTTCAGAGGCAAAACCCAAAGTTCATTTTACGGGCAAACAGCTTTTCGAAGCATGGAGCGTGTATTTGTTTATACTCGTGTTTATCGTATTGGCAAGTCCGTTATCGGGTCCTATCAGCCAATTCCTCAAAACTCACCTTGTAAGTAAAGTTGCTCTTCCTATTTATCATGCGGGGAAAACCTTCAATTTCGGATGGCTCAGCAATGCAGGCCTGATGCTCTTCCTCGGTGCATTTATCGGAGGTCTTATTCAAGGTTTGAGTGTAAGTAAGTTATTAGCTATCCTTGGTAAAACGTTTATCAACCTCAAGAAGAGTGGCATTACTATCATTAGCCTTGTGGCTATGAGTTCGATTATGACTTATAGTGGTATGATTCTCGTTATCGCAACAGCTTTGGCAGAAGCCACCGGACAATTCTACCCGCTTGTAGCTCCGCTTATCGGAGCCATCGGAACATTTGTTACCGGTAGTGATACTTCGTCCAATATCTTGTTTGGTAAACTACAGGCAGGTGTGGCTAACCAGATTGGAGTTAATACCAACTGGCTTGCAGCTGCTAATACAGCGGGAGCTACGGGTGGTAAGATTATTTCTCCTCAAAGTATCGCCATTGCCACGGCATCATGTAATCAACAAGGACAGGAAGGAGCCATATTACGCTCATCTATTCCCTATGCCCTGTTCTATGTTGTGATAGCCGGTCTGATGGTTTACTTCATGGTACCTGCTGTGTGA